A genomic stretch from Salvelinus namaycush isolate Seneca chromosome 25, SaNama_1.0, whole genome shotgun sequence includes:
- the alg3 gene encoding dol-P-Man:Man(5)GlcNAc(2)-PP-Dol alpha-1,3-mannosyltransferase isoform X1: MAGGVKKKSSPGPLSRVWATLRKLWQEKHLILFKAEYTILVASVLWFLEIGINIWVIQKVAYTEIDWKAYMDEVEGVINGTYDYTQLKGDTGPLVYPAGFVYIFTALYYVTNHGVNIRLAQYLFAVFYLLTLLLVFRIYHRTKKVPPYVFFFVCCASYRIHSIFVLRLFNDPVAMMMLFGAVNFFLDGRWTLGCVLYSLAVSVKMNVLLFAPGLLFLLLSEFGLMRTIPKLSLCAAIQLLLGLPFLMENPIGYMTRSFDLGRQFMFTWTVNWRFLPEWLFLSRYFHLVLLATHLLALLLFALRRWKRPEESIMELLKEPGKRVLLAQKLTSDQMVLILFTSNFIGMCFSRSLHYQFYVWYFHTLPFLLWSGGVKKLAHLLRVLILGLVELSWNTYPSTIYSSAALHLCHLIMLLSLWFAQPPARQGEKAKSQ, from the exons ATGGCAGGAGGTGTGAAGAAAAAGTCATCACCTGGTCCACTGTCTCGAGTGTGGGCGACACTTCGAAAACTATGGCAGGAGAAACATTTGATATTATTCAAGGCGGAGTACACAATACTGGTCGCCTCTGTTCTGTGGTTCCTGGAGATCGGAATAAACATATGGGTCATACAAAAAGTAGCAT ACACAGAGATCGACTGGAAGGCGTATATGGATGAGGTAGAGGGAGTCATCAACGGCACCTACGACTACACCCAGCTCAAAGGAGACACAGGCCCTCTGGT ATACCCAGCAGGGTTTGTGTACATCTTCACAGCGTTGTATTACGTTACCAACCATGGGGTGAATATCCGCCTGGCCCAGTACCTGTTCGCTGTCTTCTACCTGCTCACTCTGCTACTCGTCTTCAGGATATACCACCGCACCAAGAAG GTTCCTCCCTACGTATTCTTCTTTGTGTGCTGTGCCTCCTACCGGATCCACTCCATCTTCGTCCTGCGTCTTTTCAACGACCCCGTGGCCATGATGATGCTGTTTGGAGCCGTCAATTTTTTCCTGGACGGCCGCTGGACTTTGGGCTGCGTGCTCTACAG TTTAGCAGTGTCTGTGAAGATGAACGTGCTCCTGTTCGCCCCGGGCCTTCTCTTCCTCCTGCTGTCTGAGTTTGGCCTGATGAGGACCATACCcaagctctctctctgtgctgccatCCAG TTGTTGCTGGGCCTACCCTTCCTGATGGAGAATCCAATTGGTTATATGACCCGGTCCTTTGACCTGGGTCGTCAGTTCATGTTCACATGGACAGTGAACTGGCGCTTCCTGCCGGAGTGGCTGTTCCTGAGTCGCTACTTCCACCTGGTGCTCCTGGCCACCCACCTGCTAGCCCTGCTGCTATTTGCCCTGCGCCGCTGGAAGAG GCCTGAAGAGAGCATCATGGAACTGCTGAAGGAGCCAGGCAAGAGAGTCCTCCTTGCACAGAAACTCACCTCAGATC AGATGGTGCTGATCCTTTTCACGTCTAACTTCATCGGCATGTGCTTCAGCCGCTCGCTGCACTACCAGTTTTATGTCTGGTACTTCCACACCCTACCCTTCCTGCTCTGGAGTGGAGGGGTCAAGAAGCTGGCTCACCTACTCCG GGTTTTGATCCTAGGTCTGGTGGAGCTGTCGTGGAACACCTACCCGTCTACCATATACAGCTCAGCAGCCCTCCACCTGTGTCACCTCATCATGCTGCTCTCCTTGTGGTTCGCCCAGCCCCCAGCCCGCCAGGGAGAGAAGGCCAAGAGCCAGTAA
- the alg3 gene encoding dol-P-Man:Man(5)GlcNAc(2)-PP-Dol alpha-1,3-mannosyltransferase isoform X2, which produces MDEVEGVINGTYDYTQLKGDTGPLVYPAGFVYIFTALYYVTNHGVNIRLAQYLFAVFYLLTLLLVFRIYHRTKKVPPYVFFFVCCASYRIHSIFVLRLFNDPVAMMMLFGAVNFFLDGRWTLGCVLYSLAVSVKMNVLLFAPGLLFLLLSEFGLMRTIPKLSLCAAIQLLLGLPFLMENPIGYMTRSFDLGRQFMFTWTVNWRFLPEWLFLSRYFHLVLLATHLLALLLFALRRWKRPEESIMELLKEPGKRVLLAQKLTSDQMVLILFTSNFIGMCFSRSLHYQFYVWYFHTLPFLLWSGGVKKLAHLLRVLILGLVELSWNTYPSTIYSSAALHLCHLIMLLSLWFAQPPARQGEKAKSQ; this is translated from the exons ATGGATGAGGTAGAGGGAGTCATCAACGGCACCTACGACTACACCCAGCTCAAAGGAGACACAGGCCCTCTGGT ATACCCAGCAGGGTTTGTGTACATCTTCACAGCGTTGTATTACGTTACCAACCATGGGGTGAATATCCGCCTGGCCCAGTACCTGTTCGCTGTCTTCTACCTGCTCACTCTGCTACTCGTCTTCAGGATATACCACCGCACCAAGAAG GTTCCTCCCTACGTATTCTTCTTTGTGTGCTGTGCCTCCTACCGGATCCACTCCATCTTCGTCCTGCGTCTTTTCAACGACCCCGTGGCCATGATGATGCTGTTTGGAGCCGTCAATTTTTTCCTGGACGGCCGCTGGACTTTGGGCTGCGTGCTCTACAG TTTAGCAGTGTCTGTGAAGATGAACGTGCTCCTGTTCGCCCCGGGCCTTCTCTTCCTCCTGCTGTCTGAGTTTGGCCTGATGAGGACCATACCcaagctctctctctgtgctgccatCCAG TTGTTGCTGGGCCTACCCTTCCTGATGGAGAATCCAATTGGTTATATGACCCGGTCCTTTGACCTGGGTCGTCAGTTCATGTTCACATGGACAGTGAACTGGCGCTTCCTGCCGGAGTGGCTGTTCCTGAGTCGCTACTTCCACCTGGTGCTCCTGGCCACCCACCTGCTAGCCCTGCTGCTATTTGCCCTGCGCCGCTGGAAGAG GCCTGAAGAGAGCATCATGGAACTGCTGAAGGAGCCAGGCAAGAGAGTCCTCCTTGCACAGAAACTCACCTCAGATC AGATGGTGCTGATCCTTTTCACGTCTAACTTCATCGGCATGTGCTTCAGCCGCTCGCTGCACTACCAGTTTTATGTCTGGTACTTCCACACCCTACCCTTCCTGCTCTGGAGTGGAGGGGTCAAGAAGCTGGCTCACCTACTCCG GGTTTTGATCCTAGGTCTGGTGGAGCTGTCGTGGAACACCTACCCGTCTACCATATACAGCTCAGCAGCCCTCCACCTGTGTCACCTCATCATGCTGCTCTCCTTGTGGTTCGCCCAGCCCCCAGCCCGCCAGGGAGAGAAGGCCAAGAGCCAGTAA